A window from Primulina eburnea isolate SZY01 chromosome 2, ASM2296580v1, whole genome shotgun sequence encodes these proteins:
- the LOC140824664 gene encoding 3-ketoacyl-CoA synthase 3-like produces the protein MELLLMLWCSLPFLPLIFIIWQILDKKRHQHCYLLDYECYKSTDDRKLSTKFSGDVILRNKQLGLYEYKFLLRAIVSSGIGEETYAPKMVFDGREACPKLEDGLIEMDEFFLVSIDRLLKRSGISPWEIDILVVNVSMLASAPSLASRIINLYKMREDIKVYNITGMGCSASLVSINVVQSIFKTRKNLKALVVTSETLSLGWYNGKNRSMILANCLFRIGGCAMILTNKTSLTHKAMLRLKFLVRTHHGAKDESYEACVQREDEKGFIGFHLDKNLPKAATRAFVDNLKQIAMKILPVKELLRFALLLILKKMSDKWDKAGSIQKPTINFKEGVDHFCLHTGGKAVIDAIGQNLNLSEFDVEPARMTLHRFGNTSASSLWYVLAYMQAKKRLKKGDKILMLAFGAGFKCNSCLWEVLRDLNEGTVWEDCIDSYPRKDLTNPFLEKYGWLQNEDPETFHVPVGYEIPE, from the coding sequence ATGGAGCTTCTTCTTATGCTATGGTGTTCTCTTCCTTTTCTACCTCTAATATTCATAATCTGGCAAATTCTTGATAAGAAAAGGCACCAACATTGTTACTTGCTAGACTACGAATGTTACAAATCGACCGACGATAGAAAGTTAAGCACAAAATTTTCTGGTGATGTCATTCTTCGAAACAAACAACTTGGCCTATACGAGTACAAATTCCTTCTACGAGCCATAGTTAGCTCCGGCATCGGCGAGGAAACTTATGCCCCGAAAATGGTGTTCGATGGTCGAGAGGCGTGTCCGAAGCTAGAAGATGGGCTCATAGAGATGGATGAGTTCTTTTTAGTGAGCATCGACAGATTGTTGAAACGTAGTGGTATCTCTCCTTGGGAAATCGACATCCTGGTCGTGAACGTATCGATGCTTGCCTCGGCCCCTTCTTTAGCCTCAAGAATCATCAATCTTTACAAAATGAGAGAAGACATCAAGGTGTACAATATAACCGGGATGGGGTGTAGCGCAAGCTTGGTATCCATTAACGTAGTTCAAAGCATATTCAAGACTCGGAAAAATCTCAAAGCCCTCGTGGTAACATCGGAGACTTTGAGCTTAGGTTGGTACAACGGCAAAAATAGATCGATGATTCTTGCTAATTGCTTGTTCAGAATAGGTGGGTGTGCGATGATTTTGACGAACAAAACATCCTTAACGCACAAGGCGATGTTGAGACTCAAGTTTCTTGTGAGAACCCATCATGGTGCAAAAGACGAATCCTACGAAGCTTGCGTGCAGAGGGAGGATGAGAAGGGTTTCATCGGCTTCCACCTCGACAAGAATCTCCCGAAGGCTGCTACGCGAGCATTCGTCGACAACCTTAAACAAATCGCCATGAAAATACTCCCCGTCAAGGAGCTTCTCCGATTTGCCTTGCTACTAATACTCAAAAAGATGAGTGACAAGTGGGATAAAGCCGGTTCTATCCAAAAACCGACTATCAATTTCAAAGAAGGAGTCGACCACTTTTGCCTCCACACCGGAGGAAAAGCCGTGATCGATGCCATCGGGCAGAATTTAAACCTGAGCGAGTTCGATGTCGAGCCAGCCCGAATGACGTTGCATCGATTCGGAAACACTTCGGCGAGCAGTCTTTGGTATGTTTTAGCATACATGCAAGCCAAGAAAAGGCTTAAAAAAGGTGACAAAATATTGATGCTTGCATTTGGAGCCGGATTCAAATGTAACAGCTGCTTGTGGGAGGTGTTGAGGGATTTGAATGAAGGGACAGTTTGGGAGGATTGCATCGACAGTTATCCACGCAAGGATTTGACGAATCCATTCCTGGAGAAATATGGATGGCTTCAGAACGAGGATCCCGAAACCTTTCATGTTCCTGTTGGTTACGAAATACCAGaatga